The following proteins come from a genomic window of Azospirillum humicireducens:
- a CDS encoding NAD(P)-binding domain-containing protein, with amino-acid sequence MDIGFIGGGEVADAIMDRLREVGHRLHRHPYLHTHGGRPLRALAERCDAVMLLLPDARAVDRALFAEDGLAAGLCGGGLLIDLSALPPASAAANAARIAELGGQLVDAPVSGGAAGYRIDLGGSDAACAWADSLLRVFTSTVERAGGPGAGQRARLARSADRSAGRTGDDPDGLHRLLRLMAFDEADCALSAG; translated from the coding sequence ATGGATATCGGGTTCATCGGGGGTGGGGAGGTGGCCGATGCGATCATGGACAGGCTGCGGGAGGTGGGGCACCGGCTCCATCGCCATCCCTATCTCCACACCCATGGTGGCCGGCCGCTCCGCGCGCTTGCCGAGCGGTGCGACGCCGTGATGCTGCTGTTGCCCGATGCCCGCGCCGTGGACAGGGCGCTGTTCGCCGAAGACGGGCTTGCCGCAGGTCTGTGCGGCGGTGGGCTGCTGATCGACCTGTCCGCCCTGCCGCCCGCGTCTGCTGCGGCCAATGCCGCCCGCATCGCGGAACTGGGCGGGCAACTGGTCGATGCGCCGGTCAGCGGCGGGGCGGCGGGGTACAGGATCGACCTTGGCGGCAGCGATGCGGCCTGCGCGTGGGCGGACTCGCTGCTGCGGGTGTTTACCTCCACAGTCGAGCGGGCCGGTGGTCCGGGGGCTGGGCAGCGGGCCCGTCTGGCGCGCAGCGCGGACCGGAGCGCCGGCAGGACCGGCGACGACCCGGATGGGCTGCACCGGCTGCTGCGCCTGATGGCCTTCGACGAGGCCGATTGTGCGTTGAGCGCGGGATGA
- a CDS encoding NUDIX hydrolase — MSDTAPDAPVPPHPAATLILLRDGPEGLELLAIERHAGLRFAPGATVFPGGRLEAADHDPSWREHWPGAGARADLAHRVAAVRECVEECGILLSCDPPQAATLAGLRAAMAAGKGFGPALAQAGLAPALERMAPLARWVTPEMLPRRFDTLFFLAPAPPGQEPFCDGGEAVGSLWATPCRLLAEEKAGRRRLVFATRMVLLRLAGCADMVAALACAATGEALPSPILPLLIETAAGPVWRIPAACGFLPLETSAEHVRLG; from the coding sequence ATGTCCGACACCGCTCCCGATGCCCCCGTTCCGCCCCATCCCGCCGCCACCCTGATCCTGCTGCGCGACGGGCCGGAAGGCCTGGAACTGCTGGCGATTGAACGGCATGCCGGCCTGCGTTTCGCCCCCGGCGCCACGGTGTTCCCCGGCGGCCGGCTGGAGGCGGCGGACCATGATCCGTCCTGGCGAGAACACTGGCCGGGCGCCGGTGCGCGCGCCGATCTTGCCCACCGTGTCGCCGCTGTGCGGGAATGCGTGGAGGAATGCGGAATTCTGCTGTCCTGCGATCCACCGCAAGCCGCAACTCTTGCGGGCTTGCGCGCCGCGATGGCGGCGGGGAAGGGGTTCGGGCCGGCGCTGGCACAGGCGGGACTGGCTCCGGCGTTGGAACGCATGGCGCCGCTGGCGCGCTGGGTGACACCGGAAATGCTGCCGCGCCGTTTCGACACTTTGTTCTTCCTGGCCCCGGCCCCGCCCGGACAGGAGCCGTTCTGCGACGGCGGCGAGGCGGTCGGCTCGCTGTGGGCCACCCCGTGCCGTCTGCTGGCGGAGGAGAAGGCCGGGCGCCGGCGGCTTGTCTTCGCCACGCGGATGGTGCTGCTGCGGCTGGCGGGCTGTGCCGACATGGTGGCGGCGCTGGCCTGCGCGGCGACCGGTGAGGCGTTGCCATCGCCGATACTGCCACTCTTGATTGAGACTGCGGCCGGTCCGGTCTGGCGGATACCGGCGGCATGCGGCTTTTTGCCACTGGAGACATCGGCCGAACATGTTAGGCTCGGGTAA
- the oxlT gene encoding oxalate/formate MFS antiporter — protein sequence MVRETHGNTAQVAPWGGRWVQLAIGIICMSMIANLQYGWTLFVEPIDDKHGWGRTAIQVAFTIFIVTETWLVPVEGWFVDKFGPRIVVLVGGVLCALSWALNAVADSLTLLYLAAVIGGIGAGGVYGTCVGNALKWFPDRRGLAAGLTAAGFGAGSALTVVPIATMIETSGFEQTFLVFGLGQGLVILVLAWFLAEPPRTGYSRGTGSAERRHFTPQEMLRTPVFWIMYAMFTMVAAGGLMVTAQLGPIAADMGLVDAPVSILGLTLPALTFALSIDRVMNGITRPFFGWVSDHIGRENTMFIAFAIEAAGVMALSAYGADPLAFVILTGLVFFAWGEIFSLFPACCGDTFGSRFAATNAGLLYTAKGTAALLIPIGNLMVEATGSWQTVFYSVAIVNALAAFLALFVLKPMRSRYIAAASRTAPRLTTRLAD from the coding sequence ATGGTGCGTGAGACGCACGGCAACACCGCTCAGGTCGCGCCCTGGGGCGGGCGCTGGGTGCAGTTGGCCATCGGCATCATCTGCATGTCGATGATCGCCAACCTGCAATATGGCTGGACCCTGTTCGTCGAGCCGATCGACGACAAGCATGGCTGGGGTCGCACCGCGATCCAGGTGGCCTTCACCATCTTCATCGTCACCGAAACCTGGCTGGTGCCGGTGGAGGGCTGGTTCGTCGACAAATTCGGACCCCGCATCGTCGTGCTGGTCGGCGGCGTGCTGTGCGCCCTGTCCTGGGCGCTGAACGCGGTGGCGGATTCGCTGACGCTGCTCTACCTCGCCGCGGTGATCGGCGGCATCGGCGCCGGCGGCGTCTATGGCACCTGCGTCGGCAACGCCCTGAAGTGGTTTCCCGACCGCCGCGGCCTCGCCGCCGGCCTGACCGCCGCCGGCTTCGGCGCCGGCTCCGCCCTCACCGTCGTGCCGATCGCCACCATGATCGAAACCTCGGGCTTCGAGCAGACCTTCCTGGTCTTCGGCCTCGGCCAGGGGCTGGTGATCCTGGTTCTGGCCTGGTTCCTGGCCGAGCCGCCGAGGACGGGCTACAGCCGCGGCACCGGCTCCGCCGAGCGCCGCCACTTCACCCCGCAGGAGATGCTGCGCACCCCCGTCTTCTGGATCATGTACGCCATGTTCACCATGGTCGCGGCCGGCGGGCTGATGGTCACGGCACAGCTGGGGCCGATCGCCGCCGACATGGGTCTGGTCGATGCGCCGGTCAGCATCCTGGGCCTGACCCTGCCGGCCCTGACCTTCGCCCTGTCCATCGACCGGGTGATGAACGGCATCACGCGGCCCTTCTTCGGCTGGGTTTCGGACCATATCGGCCGCGAGAACACCATGTTCATCGCCTTCGCCATCGAAGCGGCCGGCGTGATGGCCCTCAGCGCCTATGGCGCCGACCCGCTGGCCTTCGTCATCCTGACCGGCCTCGTCTTCTTCGCCTGGGGGGAGATCTTCAGCCTGTTCCCGGCCTGCTGCGGCGACACCTTCGGTTCGCGCTTTGCCGCGACGAATGCCGGCCTGCTCTACACCGCCAAGGGCACGGCGGCCCTGTTGATCCCCATCGGCAACCTGATGGTCGAGGCGACCGGCAGCTGGCAGACCGTCTTCTACAGCGTCGCGATCGTCAACGCGCTGGCCGCCTTCCTCGCCCTGTTCGTCCTGAAGCCGATGCGCAGCCGCTACATCGCCGCCGCCAGCCGCACGGCACCGCGCCTGACCACCCGGCTGGCCGACTGA
- a CDS encoding metal ABC transporter substrate-binding protein has translation MKRIFAVSLTAALALLALPALAEPVKVVATFTILGDMVRQIGGDEVAVTTLVGPDGDAHVYEPTPADARALGTANLVVVNGLGMEGWIDRLVKASGYKGQVTVTSTGVKPIAGEEEHDEAGHEEHGHGHAHDPHAWQSVANAKIYADNILKGLVAAAPAKADTLRANHAAYKAKLDAVEAEIKAALKPIPRKDRKIVTSHDAFGYYGKAYGVTFLAPVGMSTEAEASAGDIARLIRQIKKEKIKAVFVETIADPRLLDQIARETGARIGGRVYSDALSAADGPAATYIDMMRHNLSQFTKALAPAS, from the coding sequence ATGAAACGCATATTCGCCGTTTCGCTGACGGCGGCGCTGGCGCTGCTCGCGCTTCCCGCGTTGGCCGAACCGGTGAAGGTGGTCGCCACCTTCACCATCCTCGGCGACATGGTCCGCCAGATCGGCGGCGACGAGGTCGCGGTGACGACCCTGGTCGGTCCCGACGGCGACGCCCATGTCTACGAGCCGACCCCCGCCGACGCCCGTGCGCTCGGGACCGCCAACCTCGTCGTCGTCAACGGCTTGGGAATGGAGGGCTGGATCGACCGGCTGGTCAAGGCGTCCGGCTACAAGGGGCAGGTCACCGTCACCAGCACCGGCGTCAAGCCAATCGCCGGCGAGGAGGAGCATGACGAGGCGGGGCACGAGGAGCATGGTCACGGCCACGCCCACGATCCGCATGCCTGGCAGTCGGTCGCCAACGCCAAGATCTACGCCGACAACATCCTGAAAGGGCTGGTCGCGGCGGCACCGGCCAAGGCCGACACCCTGCGGGCGAACCATGCCGCCTACAAGGCCAAGCTCGACGCGGTGGAGGCGGAGATCAAGGCGGCGCTGAAGCCGATCCCACGCAAGGACCGCAAGATCGTCACCTCGCACGACGCCTTCGGCTATTACGGCAAGGCCTACGGCGTCACCTTCCTCGCCCCCGTCGGCATGTCGACCGAAGCGGAAGCGTCGGCTGGCGACATCGCCAGGCTGATCCGCCAGATCAAGAAGGAGAAGATCAAGGCCGTCTTCGTCGAGACCATCGCCGACCCGCGTCTGCTGGATCAGATCGCACGGGAGACCGGTGCGCGCATCGGCGGCCGGGTCTATTCCGATGCGCTGTCGGCGGCGGACGGGCCGGCGGCGACCTACATCGACATGATGCGCCACAATCTAAGCCAGTTCACCAAGGCGCTGGCGCCCGCCTCCTGA
- a CDS encoding GntR family transcriptional regulator — MTVPALNVQPLDTGTTFRSQVYHALKQAITEMDIYDHDREIRLDERQLSDKLGVSRTPIREALTLLEQEGFIRLQPRRGIFVVRKTKIEIIEMIQVWAALESMAARMAAEHAPAAEIHKLWDLFGSFEQRSPKDHVSEYSDANIAFHKSIIQLSGSKLIQDVTDNLFIHMRAIRKLTIGQEDRAERSIHDHRAIIKALEERNADLAERLVREHTMGLAAHVQKHCDFLE, encoded by the coding sequence ATGACCGTTCCCGCTCTCAACGTTCAGCCCCTCGACACCGGAACGACCTTCCGCAGTCAGGTCTATCACGCGCTGAAGCAGGCGATCACGGAGATGGACATCTACGACCACGACCGCGAGATCCGGCTGGACGAGCGGCAGCTCAGCGACAAGCTCGGCGTCAGCCGCACCCCGATCCGCGAGGCGCTGACCCTGCTGGAGCAGGAGGGCTTCATCCGCCTGCAGCCGCGCCGCGGCATCTTCGTGGTGCGCAAGACCAAGATCGAGATCATCGAGATGATCCAGGTCTGGGCGGCGCTGGAGAGCATGGCCGCCCGCATGGCCGCGGAGCACGCCCCGGCGGCGGAGATCCACAAGCTGTGGGATCTGTTCGGCAGCTTCGAGCAGCGCAGCCCGAAGGACCATGTCAGCGAATATTCCGACGCCAACATCGCCTTCCACAAGAGCATCATCCAGCTGAGCGGGTCGAAGCTGATCCAGGACGTCACCGACAACCTGTTCATTCACATGCGGGCGATCCGCAAGCTGACCATCGGCCAGGAGGACCGGGCCGAACGCTCGATCCACGACCACCGCGCCATCATCAAGGCCCTGGAGGAACGCAACGCCGACCTCGCCGAACGGCTGGTGCGCGAGCACACCATGGGTCTGGCCGCGCATGTGCAGAAGCATTGCGATTTTCTGGAGTGA
- a CDS encoding thiamine phosphate synthase: MPVPGPPLLAITDRHLSSQPLPELADRLFASGLRWLSLRDKDLADAERLALARALLRRARPWGARITLHGDAALAAAAGVDGVHLPAGSDPAAARALLGPAALIGLSGHDSDGADLVERVRGQVDYLTLSPIFPSVSKPGYGPCLGTLGVRRWAERGVPVVALGGIDGAQAVADCLAAGAAGVAVMGLAMRDPQALGPLLAVAAGGTAPSRPD, encoded by the coding sequence ATGCCCGTGCCCGGTCCGCCGCTGCTGGCGATCACCGACCGCCATCTCTCATCCCAGCCGCTGCCGGAGTTGGCGGACCGCCTCTTCGCGTCAGGCTTGCGCTGGCTGTCCTTGCGCGACAAGGACCTGGCCGATGCGGAGCGTCTGGCTCTGGCCCGCGCGCTGCTCCGGCGGGCCCGGCCCTGGGGGGCCAGGATCACCCTGCACGGCGACGCGGCGCTGGCGGCGGCGGCGGGGGTGGACGGGGTGCATCTGCCGGCAGGCTCCGACCCGGCGGCGGCGCGCGCCCTGCTGGGGCCGGCGGCGTTGATCGGCCTGTCGGGCCACGACTCGGACGGTGCCGATCTGGTGGAGCGGGTGCGCGGGCAGGTCGATTACCTCACCCTGTCGCCAATCTTCCCGTCGGTCAGCAAGCCGGGCTATGGGCCGTGCCTCGGCACCTTGGGGGTGCGGAGATGGGCGGAGCGGGGAGTGCCCGTGGTTGCGCTGGGGGGAATCGACGGGGCGCAGGCGGTGGCGGACTGCCTTGCCGCCGGTGCCGCCGGGGTGGCGGTGATGGGACTGGCGATGCGCGATCCACAGGCGCTGGGTCCGCTGCTTGCGGTGGCGGCGGGCGGAACCGCGCCGTCGCGCCCCGATTGA
- the pyk gene encoding pyruvate kinase, whose amino-acid sequence MPFHRSTKIVATLGPASSSESQITALAQAGVNVFRLNASHGTQAEHAERYARIRAAEERLGRPIGVLLDLQGPKLRVGTFGFGPVDLAIGDRFRLDLDRRPGDSRRVCLPHAEVFASLEPGLDLLLNDGRIRLRVLDCGPDFAETEVLAGGTLSDRKGVNVPGAALALSALSEKDRSDLAFGLELGVDWIGLSFVQRPEDILEARELIGGRAHVMTKIEKPAALPTLDRIIELSDAVMVARGDLGVELPPEDVPGLQKRMIRLSRAMGKPVIVATQMLESMVSEPTPTRAEASDVANAVYDGADAVMLSAESASGRYPVEAVAMMERIVRRVEGDPLYRRIMDADHPSPEATAPDALTAAARQVAETISAAAIVTYTTTGSTTLRASRERPSVPILGLSAQHATARRLSLAWGVHAVLTDDVANFTEMVGRALAAAADAGIGKPGQSLVVTAGVPFGTPGKTNALRVVTIDGEDAPKAEAEQREMVVA is encoded by the coding sequence ATGCCGTTTCACCGCAGCACCAAGATCGTCGCCACGCTGGGGCCCGCCAGCTCGTCGGAAAGCCAGATCACCGCCCTGGCCCAGGCCGGCGTGAACGTCTTTCGCCTGAACGCCAGCCACGGCACCCAGGCCGAACATGCCGAGCGCTATGCCCGCATCCGTGCCGCCGAGGAGCGGCTGGGCCGGCCGATCGGCGTGCTGCTCGACCTCCAGGGGCCGAAGCTGCGCGTCGGGACCTTCGGCTTCGGGCCGGTCGATCTCGCCATCGGCGACCGCTTCCGTCTGGATCTCGACCGCCGGCCGGGCGACAGCCGCCGCGTCTGCCTGCCCCATGCCGAGGTGTTCGCCAGCCTGGAGCCGGGGCTGGACCTGCTGCTGAACGACGGGCGCATCCGGCTGCGCGTTCTGGACTGCGGTCCCGACTTCGCCGAGACGGAGGTGCTGGCCGGCGGCACCCTGTCCGACCGCAAGGGCGTCAATGTGCCGGGTGCCGCGCTGGCGCTCAGCGCCCTGTCGGAGAAGGACCGCAGCGACCTCGCCTTCGGGCTGGAACTGGGGGTGGACTGGATCGGCCTCAGCTTCGTCCAGCGGCCGGAGGACATCCTGGAGGCGCGCGAGCTGATCGGCGGGCGCGCCCATGTGATGACCAAGATCGAGAAGCCGGCGGCCCTGCCGACCCTCGACCGCATCATCGAGCTGTCCGACGCGGTGATGGTCGCGCGCGGCGATTTGGGTGTGGAACTGCCGCCGGAAGATGTGCCGGGCCTGCAGAAGCGGATGATCCGCCTCAGCCGCGCCATGGGCAAGCCGGTGATCGTTGCCACCCAGATGCTGGAATCCATGGTGTCGGAACCGACCCCGACCCGCGCCGAGGCGTCGGACGTCGCCAATGCCGTCTATGACGGGGCGGATGCGGTGATGCTGTCCGCCGAATCGGCCTCCGGCCGCTATCCGGTGGAGGCGGTGGCGATGATGGAGCGCATCGTCCGCCGGGTGGAGGGCGACCCGCTCTACCGCCGCATCATGGACGCCGACCACCCGAGCCCGGAGGCGACCGCCCCCGACGCGCTGACCGCCGCCGCCCGCCAGGTGGCGGAAACCATCAGCGCCGCCGCCATCGTCACCTACACCACCACCGGCTCGACCACGCTCCGCGCCTCGCGCGAGCGGCCGTCAGTGCCGATCCTCGGCCTCAGCGCACAGCATGCGACGGCGCGGCGGCTGTCGCTGGCCTGGGGCGTCCATGCCGTGCTGACCGACGACGTGGCGAACTTCACGGAAATGGTCGGCCGCGCGCTGGCGGCGGCGGCGGATGCCGGGATCGGCAAGCCGGGCCAGTCGCTGGTGGTCACCGCGGGCGTTCCGTTCGGCACGCCGGGCAAGACCAACGCCCTGCGCGTGGTGACGATAGACGGAGAGGATGCGCCGAAGGCGGAGGCCGAGCAGAGGGAGATGGTGGTGGCGTGA
- a CDS encoding metal ABC transporter ATP-binding protein has product MTFFNPDATAPPLVRLTDLTLGYRRHPAVHHLSGGFRDGSLTAVVGPNGAGKSTLLKAMVGALRPLDGRVTLHGLTAADIAYLPQQAEIERDFPIDVLDTVLLGHWRRVGLFRSIGRGLTRQAEEALAAVGLSGFEGRPIAALSAGQFQRVLFARLLLQDARLILLDEPFTAIDARTTADLLDVVRRWHGERRTVVAVLHDLEQVRSHFPDTLLLAREPVAWGSTADALAPANLIRARAMAESWDDKAALCRRSAP; this is encoded by the coding sequence ATGACGTTCTTCAATCCCGATGCGACGGCGCCGCCGCTCGTCCGCCTGACCGACCTTACCCTGGGATACCGGCGGCATCCGGCGGTCCACCACCTGAGCGGCGGCTTCCGGGACGGCTCGCTCACCGCCGTGGTCGGCCCGAACGGTGCGGGCAAGAGCACCTTGCTCAAGGCGATGGTCGGCGCCTTGCGCCCGCTCGACGGCCGGGTGACGCTGCACGGCCTGACCGCCGCCGACATTGCCTATCTGCCCCAGCAGGCCGAGATCGAACGCGATTTTCCCATCGACGTGCTCGACACCGTCCTGCTTGGACATTGGCGGCGGGTCGGGCTGTTCCGGTCCATCGGGCGTGGTCTGACGCGGCAAGCGGAGGAGGCGCTGGCCGCGGTCGGCCTGTCCGGCTTTGAAGGGCGCCCGATCGCCGCCCTGTCGGCCGGCCAGTTCCAGCGCGTGCTGTTCGCCCGCCTGCTGCTGCAGGATGCCCGCCTGATCCTGCTCGACGAGCCCTTTACCGCCATCGACGCCAGGACGACCGCCGATCTGCTCGATGTCGTGCGCCGCTGGCATGGCGAAAGACGCACCGTGGTCGCCGTGCTGCATGACCTGGAGCAGGTCCGCAGCCATTTTCCCGACACGCTTCTGCTGGCGCGCGAGCCGGTGGCCTGGGGCAGCACCGCCGATGCGCTGGCTCCCGCCAACCTCATCCGTGCCCGCGCCATGGCGGAATCCTGGGATGACAAGGCCGCCCTCTGCCGGAGGTCCGCGCCATGA
- a CDS encoding metal ABC transporter permease has protein sequence MTLYDFAVGPFLEFAFMRRALAACLALSLGCGPVGVLLVLRRMSLMGDAMSHAVLPGAAIGFLAAGLSLSAMSIGGFLAGLAVALLAGLVSRVTALREDASFAAFYLISLAGGVLIVSLRGSNVDLMHVLFGTILAVDDAGLLLVAGIATVTLPTLALLYRPLVVECFDPGFLRTTGGTGGRLGALCHLLFLVLVVLNLVGGFQALGTLMAVGLMMLPAASARFWAEGIATLALTAMALAFASGIGGLLLSFHLNLPSGPSIVLAAGAGYLLSLTMGPIGSLRTRWFPGRHLEA, from the coding sequence ATGACCCTTTACGACTTCGCGGTCGGCCCCTTCCTGGAATTCGCCTTCATGCGCCGCGCGTTGGCCGCCTGCCTGGCCCTGTCTCTCGGCTGCGGACCGGTGGGGGTTCTTCTGGTGCTGCGGCGGATGAGCCTGATGGGCGACGCCATGTCCCATGCCGTGCTGCCCGGCGCCGCCATCGGCTTTCTCGCCGCCGGCCTGTCCTTGTCGGCGATGAGCATCGGCGGCTTTCTCGCCGGGCTGGCGGTGGCGCTGCTCGCCGGGCTGGTGTCGCGGGTCACCGCCTTGCGCGAGGATGCCAGTTTCGCCGCCTTCTACCTGATCTCGCTGGCCGGCGGCGTGCTGATCGTGTCGCTGCGCGGCAGCAACGTCGATCTGATGCATGTGCTGTTCGGCACCATCCTGGCGGTCGACGACGCCGGTCTGCTGCTGGTCGCCGGCATCGCGACCGTCACTCTGCCGACGCTGGCGCTGCTCTACCGCCCTCTTGTGGTGGAATGCTTCGACCCCGGCTTCCTGCGCACGACCGGCGGCACGGGAGGGCGGCTGGGCGCGCTGTGCCACCTGCTCTTCCTGGTGCTGGTCGTCCTCAACCTCGTCGGCGGCTTCCAGGCGCTCGGAACGCTGATGGCCGTGGGGCTGATGATGCTGCCGGCCGCCTCCGCCCGCTTCTGGGCCGAGGGGATCGCCACGCTGGCGTTGACCGCCATGGCGCTGGCCTTCGCGTCGGGCATCGGCGGGCTGCTGCTGTCCTTCCACCTGAATCTGCCGTCCGGACCGTCCATCGTCCTGGCCGCCGGGGCCGGCTATCTGCTGTCCCTGACGATGGGTCCGATCGGCAGCCTGCGCACACGCTGGTTTCCCGGCCGGCATCTGGAGGCCTGA
- a CDS encoding cupin domain-containing protein yields MSARPQAVSETHVQNQRTRVTEWRLTPGAETGSHVHGYDYVIVPITSGAFTIVDPDGSERQFPLEPGRSYFRKAGVSHNVINNGTTDIVFVEVELLQEG; encoded by the coding sequence ATGAGCGCGCGTCCACAGGCCGTTTCGGAGACGCATGTCCAAAATCAACGCACCCGTGTCACCGAATGGCGTCTGACACCGGGAGCCGAGACCGGATCGCATGTCCATGGCTATGATTACGTGATCGTGCCGATCACCTCCGGTGCTTTCACCATCGTGGATCCGGACGGATCGGAGCGGCAGTTCCCCCTGGAGCCGGGACGGTCCTATTTTCGCAAGGCCGGCGTCAGCCACAACGTCATCAACAATGGCACCACGGACATTGTGTTCGTCGAGGTCGAGCTGCTCCAGGAAGGCTGA
- a CDS encoding DUF1826 domain-containing protein, with the protein MNRMSSLPNSLVPLTTPHPQRPRADGHVALGRTSCALSASLRSDVTLAVWQRRLPAGIAAQCARLGGADRPSFRLATTAEDVAEDLAAALPSRWIEGPLLRDIVRLVQIYTDIVGCPAIRLRLDSVADDGCRFFHVDHVGLRLLCTYQGSGTHWLPDGAVTRSALGRGDNDAVLPDHRRVRALRAGHVALLKGEEWPGNRGRGLVHRSPPADPSGAPRLLLCLDHDDH; encoded by the coding sequence ATGAACCGCATGAGCAGCCTTCCCAACTCCCTGGTTCCCCTGACCACGCCCCATCCCCAGCGACCGCGAGCGGATGGTCATGTCGCCCTGGGCCGCACCTCCTGCGCACTGTCCGCAAGTCTCCGGTCCGACGTGACTCTTGCGGTCTGGCAACGCCGCCTGCCGGCCGGAATCGCCGCCCAATGCGCAAGATTGGGAGGTGCCGACCGTCCGTCCTTCCGTCTCGCCACCACGGCGGAGGATGTGGCCGAGGATCTGGCCGCGGCGCTTCCCTCCCGCTGGATCGAGGGACCGCTGCTCCGCGACATCGTCCGCCTGGTGCAGATCTACACCGACATCGTCGGATGCCCGGCGATCCGGCTGCGGCTCGACAGCGTGGCCGATGACGGTTGCCGCTTCTTCCATGTCGACCATGTCGGCCTGCGTCTGCTCTGCACCTACCAGGGAAGCGGAACGCATTGGCTGCCGGACGGGGCCGTCACCCGCTCCGCCCTGGGCCGGGGCGACAACGATGCCGTGCTGCCGGACCACCGCCGGGTCCGCGCGCTTCGTGCCGGTCACGTCGCGCTGCTGAAGGGCGAGGAGTGGCCCGGCAACCGGGGGCGCGGTCTCGTCCACCGCTCGCCGCCCGCCGACCCGTCCGGCGCACCGCGCCTACTGCTCTGCCTCGATCATGACGACCATTGA